A region from the Microbacterium lacus genome encodes:
- a CDS encoding DUF1206 domain-containing protein, producing MTGPQAAARAAQDSTVFRTIARIGYVVLGIVHIVIGLIAIAVATGGSGEADQGGAMEQIRNSPAGIALLWAIFLGLSALAIWQIAEAFLERNPDTKKKWGYRVKYIGTAVAYIAIAITALVYAVGGQSDSSESSQTMSAQLLATPAGVFLLVLVGLIVGGIGIAFIYRGITQAFRKNLDLPSTAAESEAAAAAKKGARQGIVIFGVVGYVAKGIAVAVTGVLFVIAAIAHDPAQAGGLDAALHALAGLPFGPVILWVVGAGLVLYGLFCFARARYAKM from the coding sequence ATGACCGGTCCCCAAGCCGCTGCCCGAGCGGCGCAAGATTCCACCGTTTTCCGCACGATCGCCCGGATCGGCTACGTCGTCCTGGGCATCGTCCACATCGTGATCGGCCTGATCGCCATCGCCGTCGCCACCGGCGGGAGCGGAGAGGCGGATCAGGGCGGCGCGATGGAGCAGATCCGCAACTCGCCCGCCGGAATCGCCCTCCTCTGGGCCATCTTCCTGGGCCTGTCCGCCCTCGCGATCTGGCAGATCGCCGAGGCGTTCCTGGAGCGCAACCCCGACACGAAGAAGAAGTGGGGTTACCGGGTCAAGTACATCGGCACGGCCGTGGCCTACATCGCGATCGCGATCACCGCGCTCGTGTACGCGGTGGGCGGCCAGTCGGACTCGTCCGAGTCGTCGCAGACCATGAGCGCGCAGCTGCTCGCCACACCCGCCGGCGTCTTCCTTCTCGTGCTCGTCGGGCTGATCGTCGGCGGTATCGGCATCGCGTTCATCTATCGCGGCATCACTCAGGCCTTCAGGAAGAACCTGGACCTTCCTTCGACCGCGGCCGAGAGCGAAGCGGCCGCGGCGGCGAAGAAGGGAGCCCGGCAGGGCATCGTGATCTTCGGCGTCGTCGGCTACGTCGCGAAGGGCATCGCGGTCGCCGTGACCGGCGTGCTGTTCGTGATCGCCGCGATCGCACACGACCCCGCCCAGGCCGGCGGATTGGATGCCGCGCTGCACGCCCTGGCCGGTCTTCCGTTCGGGCCGGTGATCCTGTGGGTCGTCGGCGCGGGCCTCGTGCTGTACGGCCTGTTCTGCTTCGCGCGGGCCCGCTACGCCAAGATGTGA
- a CDS encoding DUF2092 domain-containing protein, protein MSPEARVTRRRALTWSAALGVPVLVGAAILVPVAASGAVDLPDKTPAELIAFAADSEVDALSGTIEQTSDLGLPDLGALAGGAASGDEATAAKLDDLLSLVTGSHTAKVYLDGADARLQVLDRLGERNVYVDGAAGTAWFVDSESKTATALPLPDGEAPDVAPTPEDMLDQALAKLDESTEVTVGTDGRVAGRDVYELIFTPRTDDTLVGELRFAIDGENGAALAASVTARGAPQPAWQVSFTQVDFTAPDPSVFAFTPGDGVQVEQLALPDRAPTAPDSDAPRPTVIGEGWSSVVELPMDAGKTLDAEQLALLDSLTTPVDGGRVLQTALVSVLLTDDGRVLAGAVPVDVLVAAGR, encoded by the coding sequence ATGAGCCCCGAAGCCCGAGTGACACGTCGCCGCGCCCTCACGTGGAGCGCCGCACTCGGCGTGCCGGTGCTGGTCGGAGCGGCGATCCTCGTGCCCGTGGCCGCGAGCGGCGCGGTCGACCTTCCCGACAAGACCCCCGCCGAGCTCATCGCGTTCGCCGCGGACAGCGAGGTCGACGCGCTCAGCGGCACGATCGAGCAGACCTCCGATCTCGGTCTGCCCGACCTCGGCGCGCTGGCCGGGGGAGCGGCATCCGGCGACGAGGCGACCGCGGCGAAGCTCGACGATCTGCTGTCGCTCGTCACCGGATCGCACACCGCGAAGGTGTACCTCGACGGCGCCGACGCCCGTCTGCAGGTGCTGGATCGGCTGGGTGAGCGCAACGTCTACGTCGACGGCGCCGCCGGGACCGCCTGGTTCGTGGACAGCGAGTCGAAGACCGCGACCGCGCTGCCCCTGCCGGACGGCGAGGCGCCGGACGTCGCGCCGACACCCGAAGACATGCTCGACCAGGCGCTCGCGAAGCTCGACGAGAGCACCGAGGTGACCGTCGGGACCGATGGCCGGGTCGCGGGCCGGGACGTGTACGAGCTGATCTTCACGCCGCGCACGGACGACACGCTCGTCGGTGAGCTGCGCTTCGCGATCGACGGCGAGAACGGCGCGGCGCTCGCCGCGTCCGTCACCGCGCGCGGCGCGCCCCAGCCGGCGTGGCAGGTCTCGTTCACGCAGGTGGATTTCACGGCGCCCGACCCGTCGGTGTTCGCTTTCACTCCCGGCGACGGCGTGCAGGTCGAGCAGCTCGCGCTCCCCGACCGTGCCCCGACCGCCCCGGACTCCGACGCACCCCGGCCCACCGTCATCGGCGAGGGCTGGTCGAGTGTGGTCGAGCTGCCGATGGACGCAGGGAAGACTCTGGACGCCGAGCAGCTCGCGCTCCTCGACTCCCTCACGACGCCCGTCGACGGCGGCCGGGTGCTGCAGACCGCGCTCGTGTCGGTGCTGCTGACCGACGACGGCAGGGTGCTCGCCGGCGCGGTCCCCGTCGACGTCCTGGTCGCCGCGGGTCGCTGA
- a CDS encoding ABC-F family ATP-binding cassette domain-containing protein has protein sequence MPAHSSLHSTVVLDRVSFSWPDGSVALREVSGAFGAGRTGLVGRNGSGKSTLLRLITGDLTPTGGTVTASAPPAYLPQRLTLDVQTPVADLLGVGVPLRAVRAIEAGDVDPARFDEVGDQWDVEARAHVALAEAGLEPGMLDRRVGELSGGEAVLTAIAGIRLRGAGVTLLDEPTNNLDGPARARLAEIVRGWRGALIVVSHDVELLELMDDTAELYGSALTLVGGPFSHWQALRDAEQGAALRAERAAAQVVKREKRDRIEAEIKISRRAAMGRKAQLEKRVPPILAGGLKRAAEVSAGKMRTDMRDRETAARARLDAAERRVRDDEAIRIDLPDPDVAAGRRIATLGDGERSWVIQGPERVALVGPNGVGKTTLLEHLVARQTPAADIAAIAHTDRIGYLPQRVDGLAEHASVFENIRDAATAMPDRELRNRLARFLLRGDAMDRAVSTLSGGERFRVALARVLLADPPPQLLVLDEPTNNLDLDTADQLVDALGAYRGAVLVVSHDEHFLSRLGIDVTLEMLPDGLRERA, from the coding sequence ATGCCTGCTCACTCTTCTCTCCACTCCACGGTCGTCCTGGACCGTGTCTCGTTCTCCTGGCCGGACGGCTCCGTCGCGCTCCGCGAGGTCTCGGGGGCGTTCGGCGCCGGGCGGACCGGCCTGGTCGGACGCAACGGCTCCGGCAAGTCCACTCTTCTGCGCCTGATCACCGGTGACCTCACTCCGACCGGCGGGACGGTGACGGCGTCCGCGCCGCCCGCGTATCTGCCCCAGCGACTCACGCTGGACGTGCAGACGCCGGTCGCCGACCTGCTCGGCGTGGGCGTCCCGCTGCGCGCGGTGCGTGCCATCGAGGCGGGCGACGTGGATCCCGCCCGCTTCGACGAGGTCGGCGACCAGTGGGACGTCGAGGCTCGCGCGCACGTCGCACTGGCCGAGGCCGGACTCGAGCCTGGCATGCTCGACCGACGGGTCGGCGAGCTGTCCGGCGGTGAGGCCGTGCTGACCGCGATCGCCGGCATCCGGCTGCGGGGCGCGGGCGTCACCCTGCTGGACGAGCCGACGAACAACCTCGACGGCCCGGCGCGGGCGCGGCTCGCCGAGATCGTGCGCGGGTGGCGCGGCGCGCTGATCGTCGTCAGCCACGACGTCGAGCTGCTCGAGCTCATGGACGACACCGCCGAGCTGTACGGGAGCGCGCTGACCCTCGTCGGCGGTCCGTTCTCCCACTGGCAGGCGCTGCGGGATGCCGAGCAGGGCGCCGCGCTGCGTGCCGAGCGCGCGGCGGCGCAGGTCGTCAAGCGCGAGAAGCGCGACCGGATCGAGGCGGAGATCAAGATCTCGCGCCGAGCGGCCATGGGGCGCAAGGCGCAGCTGGAGAAGCGGGTTCCGCCGATCCTCGCCGGGGGTCTGAAGCGGGCGGCCGAAGTGTCGGCGGGCAAGATGCGTACGGACATGCGCGACCGCGAGACGGCGGCGCGGGCGCGGCTGGATGCCGCCGAACGGCGCGTCCGCGACGATGAGGCGATCCGGATCGATCTGCCGGATCCGGACGTCGCGGCGGGGCGGCGCATCGCGACGCTCGGCGACGGGGAACGCTCGTGGGTGATCCAGGGGCCCGAGCGCGTCGCGCTGGTCGGGCCGAACGGGGTGGGCAAGACCACGCTGCTCGAGCACCTCGTGGCTCGGCAGACGCCGGCGGCGGACATCGCCGCGATCGCGCACACCGACCGCATCGGCTACCTGCCGCAGCGGGTGGACGGACTCGCCGAGCACGCGTCGGTGTTCGAGAACATCCGCGATGCCGCGACGGCGATGCCCGATCGCGAACTGCGGAACAGGCTCGCGCGGTTCCTGCTCCGCGGGGACGCGATGGACCGGGCGGTGTCGACCTTGTCCGGCGGCGAGCGGTTCCGGGTGGCGCTCGCGCGCGTGCTGCTGGCAGATCCCCCGCCGCAGCTGCTCGTGCTCGACGAGCCCACCAACAACCTCGACCTGGATACCGCCGACCAGCTCGTCGACGCCCTCGGCGCCTACCGGGGTGCGGTGCTCGTGGTCAGCCACGACGAGCACTTCCTGAGCAGACTCGGCATCGACGTCACCCTGGAGATGTTGCCCGACGGTCTGCGGGAGCGCGCCTGA
- a CDS encoding DUF6421 family protein: MSLSQTHPAGALQAVVGEPEVVEDATSAERTAAWRTLKDAAIALQAIQAQDGSVPESSDHADARGHVEAIIDSIRALAPLFPHDADYLAANVHDFQRWVDGGFGVPDFYDSLVAFQPQLHREDGIRHLVVFPMYTQNGSRNRFVEALLVEVIWPEFIAQLETEYVNRLFVSLRLIDFTPGYDTNSAVLFPETVAMREIPTFTWGAIFQDREAARYRRVVRAAADITKLDLPADAAAMLDDQRLTEKTFVMWDIIHDRTHMRGDLPFDPFMIKQRMPFFLYSLEEMRCDLTAFRECVSIQKRLSERRDSGASLTDAEHEMLEHAGLVQYAVIFDRIFRFAITGTRVRNYDAVGGQLLFAWLHQRGVLHWTDTSLAFDWDAVPAAVVELGDAIDELYWRSIDRPKMAHWLAAYELVRGTLTPHPASVWAQGLPREILAGPAKGYTDEVLDDEFPLSMFFEALEKKMRPVISSTVGIRATDV, encoded by the coding sequence ATGTCCCTCAGCCAGACCCACCCCGCAGGTGCGCTCCAGGCCGTCGTCGGCGAACCCGAGGTCGTCGAGGACGCGACCTCCGCCGAGCGCACCGCCGCGTGGCGCACCCTCAAGGACGCCGCGATCGCCCTGCAGGCGATCCAGGCCCAGGACGGCTCCGTTCCCGAGAGCAGCGACCACGCCGACGCACGCGGCCACGTCGAGGCGATCATCGACTCGATCCGCGCACTCGCACCGCTCTTCCCGCACGATGCGGACTACCTCGCCGCGAACGTGCACGACTTCCAGCGCTGGGTCGACGGGGGCTTCGGCGTACCCGACTTCTACGACTCGCTCGTGGCCTTCCAGCCGCAGCTGCACCGGGAGGACGGCATCCGTCATCTCGTCGTCTTCCCGATGTACACGCAGAACGGCTCGCGCAACCGCTTCGTCGAGGCGCTGCTCGTCGAAGTCATCTGGCCGGAGTTCATCGCTCAGCTGGAGACCGAGTACGTCAACCGGCTGTTCGTGAGCCTGCGCCTGATCGACTTCACGCCCGGCTACGACACGAACAGCGCGGTGCTGTTCCCGGAGACGGTCGCGATGCGCGAGATCCCGACCTTCACGTGGGGCGCGATCTTCCAGGACCGCGAAGCCGCGCGCTATCGCCGCGTCGTGCGCGCCGCCGCCGACATCACCAAGCTCGACCTTCCGGCCGATGCGGCCGCCATGCTGGATGACCAGCGGCTCACCGAGAAGACGTTCGTGATGTGGGACATCATCCACGACCGCACGCACATGCGCGGCGACCTGCCGTTCGATCCGTTCATGATCAAGCAGCGGATGCCGTTCTTCCTGTACTCGCTCGAGGAGATGCGCTGCGACCTCACCGCGTTCCGCGAGTGCGTGTCGATCCAGAAGCGCCTGAGCGAGCGACGCGACTCCGGCGCGAGCCTGACGGATGCCGAGCACGAGATGCTCGAGCACGCCGGGCTCGTGCAGTACGCGGTGATCTTCGACCGCATCTTCCGCTTCGCGATCACCGGTACGCGCGTGCGCAATTACGACGCGGTCGGCGGTCAGCTGCTGTTCGCGTGGCTGCACCAGCGCGGCGTACTGCACTGGACCGACACGTCGCTCGCCTTCGACTGGGATGCCGTGCCCGCGGCAGTGGTCGAACTCGGTGACGCGATCGACGAGCTCTACTGGCGCTCGATCGACCGTCCGAAGATGGCGCACTGGCTCGCCGCGTACGAGCTGGTGCGCGGCACCCTCACCCCGCACCCGGCGTCGGTGTGGGCACAGGGACTCCCGCGCGAGATCCTCGCCGGTCCCGCGAAGGGCTACACGGACGAAGTGCTGGACGACGAGTTCCCGCTGTCGATGTTCTTCGAGGCGCTCGAGAAGAAGATGCGCCCGGTGATCTCCTCGACCGTCGGCATCCGCGCGACCGATGTCTGA
- a CDS encoding low specificity L-threonine aldolase codes for MTPLHDTALRGFASDNYSGIHPEVIQAIAAANDGHQVAYGEDAYTARLQEVFAGHFGDGVEAFPVFNGTGANVVGLQSMLPRWGAVIAASTAHINVDEGGAPERVAGIKLLTVPTDDGKLTPELIDREAWGWGDEHRAQPLVVSITQSTELGTLYSIDEIRAIADHTHALGMKLHLDGARISNAAASLGAPFRAFTRDVGVDVLSFGGTKNGAMLGEAIVVLDPDASAGLTFLRKLNMQLSSKMRFVSAQLIALLEGDLWLRNASHSNAMAARLRAGVEAGLADGSIRGVEFTQPTQANGVFATLPDGVADRLRESFRFYDWDASKNEVRWMCSFDTTEQDIDAFIAAIARETAA; via the coding sequence GTGACCCCGCTCCATGACACCGCCCTGCGCGGCTTCGCGTCCGACAACTACTCCGGCATCCACCCCGAAGTGATCCAGGCGATCGCCGCGGCGAACGACGGCCACCAGGTGGCCTACGGCGAGGACGCGTACACCGCCCGCCTGCAGGAGGTCTTCGCGGGGCATTTCGGCGACGGCGTCGAGGCCTTCCCGGTCTTCAACGGCACCGGCGCGAACGTCGTCGGGCTGCAGTCGATGCTGCCGCGTTGGGGCGCCGTCATCGCCGCCTCCACCGCGCACATCAACGTCGACGAGGGCGGCGCCCCCGAGCGGGTCGCCGGCATCAAGCTCCTGACGGTACCGACCGACGACGGCAAGCTCACCCCCGAGCTCATCGACCGCGAGGCCTGGGGCTGGGGCGACGAGCACCGCGCGCAGCCGCTCGTGGTCTCGATCACCCAGTCCACCGAGCTCGGTACGCTGTACTCGATCGATGAAATCCGCGCGATCGCCGACCACACGCACGCGCTCGGGATGAAGCTCCACCTGGACGGCGCGCGCATCTCGAACGCGGCGGCGTCGCTCGGTGCGCCCTTCCGCGCGTTCACGCGCGACGTCGGGGTGGACGTGCTGAGCTTCGGCGGCACGAAGAACGGCGCGATGCTCGGCGAGGCGATCGTCGTTCTCGACCCGGACGCGTCGGCGGGGCTCACGTTCCTGCGCAAGCTCAACATGCAGCTCTCGTCCAAGATGCGGTTCGTCTCGGCGCAGCTGATCGCGCTGCTGGAGGGCGACCTGTGGCTGCGCAACGCGTCGCACTCGAACGCGATGGCCGCACGTCTACGTGCGGGGGTGGAGGCCGGCCTCGCCGACGGGTCGATCCGCGGCGTGGAGTTCACGCAGCCGACCCAGGCGAACGGCGTGTTCGCGACTCTGCCCGACGGTGTGGCCGACCGGCTGCGGGAGTCCTTCCGCTTCTATGACTGGGACGCGTCCAAGAACGAGGTGCGGTGGATGTGCTCGTTCGACACGACCGAGCAGGACATCGACGCCTTCATCGCCGCGATCGCGCGCGAGACCGCCGCCTGA
- a CDS encoding ABC transporter permease, with translation MSSREEVVARGGTVRLFANELATQFRRWRTWAMLAALALIPVLIGIAVRLVGGSSPGRGPAFLDQITDNGLFVALAALTVAIPLFLPLTVSVAAGDAIAGEASHGTLRYLLIAPAGRARLLIVKYLSAAVFCLAGTVAVVTVGTIVGMVLFPIGPVTLLSGAQVSVGEGILRLLAVAAYVAVSLLGLAAIGLFFSTLTNVPIGAMAATAILAVTAQIVGAIPQLDALHPWLFTDRWLDFGDLLRAPIVWDSFGANAVLQGGYILVFGAAALARFLTRDVLS, from the coding sequence ATGTCGTCGCGTGAGGAGGTCGTGGCGCGGGGAGGCACTGTGCGCCTGTTCGCGAACGAACTGGCCACGCAGTTCCGCCGCTGGCGCACGTGGGCGATGCTCGCTGCCCTTGCGCTCATCCCGGTGCTGATCGGCATCGCGGTGCGGCTGGTGGGCGGGTCGAGCCCCGGCCGGGGCCCGGCGTTCCTGGACCAGATCACCGACAACGGACTGTTCGTCGCGCTCGCCGCGCTCACGGTCGCGATCCCGCTGTTCCTGCCGCTCACGGTGAGCGTCGCCGCCGGCGATGCGATCGCGGGGGAGGCGAGCCACGGCACGCTCCGCTACCTCCTGATCGCCCCGGCGGGACGCGCGCGGCTCCTGATCGTGAAGTACCTGTCGGCGGCTGTCTTCTGCCTCGCCGGAACCGTCGCCGTGGTGACGGTAGGGACGATCGTCGGGATGGTGCTCTTTCCGATCGGGCCGGTCACTCTGCTCTCCGGCGCGCAGGTGAGCGTGGGTGAGGGGATCCTCCGCCTCCTCGCCGTCGCCGCGTACGTCGCGGTCTCGCTTCTCGGGCTCGCCGCGATCGGGCTGTTCTTCTCGACGCTGACGAACGTCCCGATCGGGGCGATGGCGGCCACGGCGATCCTCGCGGTCACGGCGCAGATCGTCGGCGCGATCCCGCAGCTGGACGCGCTGCATCCATGGCTCTTCACCGATCGATGGCTGGACTTCGGCGATCTGCTGCGCGCCCCGATCGTGTGGGACTCGTTCGGCGCGAACGCCGTTCTGCAGGGCGGCTACATCCTGGTGTTCGGTGCCGCCGCGCTCGCGCGTTTCCTCACGCGCGACGTGCTGTCCTGA
- a CDS encoding alpha/beta hydrolase, which yields MADLDPDAVLWSADAADRAGRPLLVLLHGYGADERDLFGLVPYLPPAFAVAAVRAPLTPPFPAPGHSWYPIEGLQNRDPRHVTDAASALIAWLDATAPGVDVGLLGFSQGAAVALQAMRLQPERFAFAVTLSGYVTPGELPGDTALAERRPPVFWGRGTRDDVIPAFLVEHTVAWLPEHAELSGRVYPGLTHSVSEGELDDVRVFLEKQLEAKTAED from the coding sequence ATGGCCGATCTCGACCCCGACGCCGTCCTCTGGTCCGCCGACGCCGCCGACCGCGCCGGCCGCCCGCTCCTGGTGCTCCTGCACGGCTACGGCGCCGACGAGCGCGACCTGTTCGGCCTCGTCCCCTATCTGCCGCCCGCTTTCGCGGTCGCGGCCGTCCGCGCTCCGCTGACTCCGCCGTTCCCGGCGCCCGGCCACTCCTGGTACCCGATCGAAGGACTGCAGAACCGGGACCCCCGGCACGTGACGGATGCCGCGTCCGCACTCATCGCCTGGCTCGACGCGACCGCTCCCGGCGTCGACGTCGGTCTGCTCGGCTTCTCGCAGGGTGCCGCGGTGGCGCTCCAGGCGATGCGCCTGCAGCCCGAGCGCTTCGCCTTCGCCGTCACCCTCAGCGGCTACGTGACGCCGGGCGAGCTGCCCGGCGACACCGCCCTGGCCGAGCGGCGACCGCCGGTGTTCTGGGGGCGCGGAACGCGGGACGACGTGATCCCCGCGTTCCTCGTCGAACACACCGTCGCGTGGCTTCCCGAGCACGCCGAGCTGAGCGGTCGGGTCTACCCGGGTCTCACCCACAGCGTGTCCGAGGGTGAACTGGATGACGTGCGGGTGTTCCTCGAGAAGCAGCTCGAAGCGAAGACCGCCGAAGACTGA
- a CDS encoding Lrp/AsnC family transcriptional regulator codes for MDDRVDLSILAEVSRDPRATLAQLSERVGLGVSAVQARLRRLESEGTIAGYRAVLDPEAVGRPLSAFIEITPLDPSQPDNAPELLEHLSEIEACHSIAGDAAYILFVRVAGPRDLEALIREIRLSASVSTRTTVVLQTFYENRPIAL; via the coding sequence ATGGATGACCGTGTCGACCTGTCGATCCTCGCCGAGGTCTCCCGCGACCCCCGCGCGACCCTCGCTCAGCTCTCCGAGCGCGTCGGGCTCGGGGTTTCCGCCGTGCAGGCGCGCCTGCGTCGGCTGGAGAGCGAGGGAACGATCGCCGGATACCGCGCGGTGCTCGACCCGGAGGCGGTCGGGCGCCCGCTCTCGGCGTTCATCGAGATCACGCCGCTCGATCCTTCGCAGCCCGACAACGCGCCCGAGCTTCTCGAGCACCTGAGCGAGATCGAGGCGTGTCACTCGATCGCCGGCGACGCGGCGTACATCCTGTTCGTGCGGGTCGCGGGACCGAGGGACCTGGAAGCCCTCATCCGCGAGATCCGGCTCTCGGCATCCGTCAGCACGCGCACCACGGTCGTGCTGCAGACGTTCTACGAGAACCGTCCGATCGCGCTCTGA
- a CDS encoding NUDIX hydrolase family protein: MPVRTPDPDPNDRDDEGVPRDPLGGEGFGPGGQAGRSGRDGRPLGDGTFGSPTPSSAANPGWLSEIELAEARRRLPILYVEAVPVRTDGVGNVTEVGILLRATPLGEMTRTIVSGRVRYGETVRDALFRHLENDLGPMAFPLLPPQPVPFTVAEYFPMPGVSAFHDDRQHAVSLAFVVPVTGTCQPRQDALEVTWMPPAEAASDALSAEMEGGRGSLIRLALASVGALR; encoded by the coding sequence ATGCCGGTCAGAACCCCCGACCCCGACCCGAACGATCGCGACGACGAGGGCGTGCCGCGCGATCCGCTCGGCGGCGAGGGCTTCGGCCCCGGCGGCCAGGCCGGGCGCAGCGGGCGTGACGGGCGGCCCCTCGGCGACGGGACGTTCGGCTCGCCGACCCCGAGCAGCGCCGCCAATCCGGGCTGGCTCTCCGAGATCGAGCTGGCTGAGGCGCGGCGGCGACTGCCGATCCTGTACGTGGAGGCGGTGCCGGTGCGCACCGACGGCGTGGGCAACGTCACCGAGGTCGGCATCCTCCTGCGCGCGACGCCGCTCGGCGAGATGACCCGCACGATCGTGAGCGGCCGCGTGCGGTACGGCGAGACGGTGCGCGACGCGCTCTTCCGTCACCTCGAGAACGACCTCGGCCCCATGGCCTTCCCGCTCCTGCCCCCGCAGCCGGTGCCGTTCACGGTCGCGGAGTACTTCCCGATGCCGGGCGTCTCGGCGTTCCACGACGACCGCCAGCACGCGGTCTCTCTCGCGTTCGTCGTGCCGGTGACGGGCACGTGCCAGCCGCGGCAGGACGCGCTCGAGGTGACGTGGATGCCGCCCGCCGAAGCCGCGAGCGATGCGCTGTCGGCCGAGATGGAGGGTGGACGGGGGAGTCTGATCCGCCTCGCGCTGGCGAGCGTCGGCGCTCTGCGCTGA
- a CDS encoding ABC transporter ATP-binding protein has translation MSDLAIRTAGLTKRFGAQTAVDGLDLAVPRGSVFGFLGPNGSGKTTTIRMLLGLIRPSGGESHVLGERMPASGDTVLPRVGALVEGPAFSPFLTGEQNLRRFDAADRHSDPRTRATRVAAALDRVGLGHAARKKAHAYSLGMKQRLGLANALLMPRELLVLDEPTNGLDPQGTREVRALIRSFAADGTTVFVSSHLLAEVEQLCSHVGVMSGGRLVAQGTLEDFRRTGAHPRVRVKTPQTDAAAAVLARLGVAAVARDAASDRDAVTGILPPDGPAPEAIVAALVAAGVPVRGFEVVGESLEQRFVELTGEGFDVVA, from the coding sequence GTGAGCGACCTCGCGATCCGCACCGCCGGGCTCACGAAGCGCTTCGGGGCGCAGACGGCCGTCGACGGCCTCGACCTCGCCGTGCCGCGCGGGTCGGTCTTCGGTTTCCTCGGGCCGAACGGCTCGGGCAAGACGACGACGATCCGGATGCTGCTCGGACTGATCCGGCCGAGCGGCGGCGAATCGCACGTCCTCGGCGAACGGATGCCGGCCTCCGGCGACACTGTCCTCCCACGCGTCGGCGCGCTGGTCGAGGGCCCCGCGTTCTCGCCTTTCCTGACCGGAGAGCAGAACCTCCGCCGCTTCGACGCCGCCGACCGCCACTCCGATCCTCGGACGCGGGCCACGCGCGTCGCCGCCGCACTGGACCGTGTGGGCCTCGGTCATGCGGCGCGCAAGAAGGCTCATGCGTACTCGCTCGGCATGAAGCAGCGGCTGGGCCTGGCGAACGCCCTCCTGATGCCCCGCGAGCTGCTCGTGCTGGACGAGCCGACGAACGGGCTCGATCCGCAGGGGACGCGTGAGGTGCGCGCGCTGATCCGCTCCTTCGCCGCCGACGGGACGACCGTGTTCGTCTCCAGCCACCTGCTGGCCGAGGTCGAGCAGCTGTGCAGCCACGTCGGGGTCATGAGCGGCGGGCGCCTGGTCGCGCAGGGGACGCTCGAGGACTTCCGCCGGACGGGTGCGCACCCGCGGGTGCGCGTGAAGACGCCGCAGACGGATGCCGCCGCCGCGGTCCTCGCCCGGCTCGGCGTCGCCGCGGTGGCGCGGGATGCCGCCTCAGATCGGGACGCCGTGACCGGCATCCTGCCGCCGGACGGTCCCGCGCCGGAGGCGATCGTCGCCGCACTCGTCGCGGCCGGAGTGCCGGTACGCGGCTTCGAGGTCGTGGGCGAGAGCCTGGAGCAGCGCTTCGTCGAGCTCACCGGGGAGGGCTTCGATGTCGTCGCGTGA
- a CDS encoding SDR family NAD(P)-dependent oxidoreductase: protein MSENPVAGRVVLIAGATSASGLAAARALAEAGARVVAVGRDEDRLAELAQAVPGIRVEVADLTDEAAVHALHDRVGAVDGVLHLVGGWRGGGGLAGQSEADYRFLELSFTALRVVSREFDADLRAAGRARLAIVSSTAVDKPLAGGANYAAVKAASEAWTRAVAQGFAKAARDAGAPLTAAATVFRVKSLEGLEAELAARFTALWAEDAASVNGTIIPL, encoded by the coding sequence ATGTCTGAGAACCCCGTCGCCGGTCGCGTCGTGCTCATCGCCGGCGCGACCAGCGCGAGCGGCCTGGCGGCGGCTCGCGCCCTCGCCGAGGCCGGGGCGCGGGTCGTCGCGGTCGGCCGAGACGAGGACCGGCTGGCGGAACTCGCTCAGGCCGTGCCCGGCATCCGGGTCGAGGTCGCCGACCTCACCGACGAAGCCGCCGTGCACGCCCTGCACGATCGCGTCGGCGCGGTGGACGGCGTGCTGCACCTCGTCGGTGGCTGGCGAGGCGGCGGAGGCCTGGCCGGGCAAAGCGAGGCGGACTACCGGTTCCTCGAACTGTCGTTCACCGCGCTGCGGGTGGTGTCGCGGGAGTTCGACGCTGATCTGAGGGCCGCCGGCCGCGCGCGCCTGGCGATCGTCTCCTCGACCGCAGTGGACAAGCCCCTCGCGGGCGGAGCGAACTACGCGGCGGTGAAGGCCGCGAGCGAGGCGTGGACGCGCGCGGTCGCGCAGGGCTTCGCGAAGGCGGCGAGGGATGCCGGCGCCCCGCTCACCGCAGCGGCGACGGTCTTCCGGGTGAAGAGCCTCGAGGGCCTGGAAGCCGAACTCGCGGCACGCTTCACCGCACTGTGGGCCGAGGATGCTGCATCCGTGAACGGCACGATCATCCCCCTGTAG